The DNA region GAGCTCATGTCTCACTATCTTGCAGGGCTTTTGGAGTCATATATCTGAGGGGTATGTAAAGGTGGGGGGCAAGTATCAATCCATCTTTATACCCCTAAAGACTACACTGCTTGAAAACCACAATGGGCTCCATAAACACTTTTGCAATAGTGAAGAAGTAGAAGGAATAACGCCACACATGAATGCTCCTGAGATGCCTCTGCCTATTCTGGTGTGATTAAATTCTGTCTCCAGCAAAGGGAGGAATAGGGTGAATGTTGCTATGTTTCTCTTTGCCTCCATGGGAAGAAGTAATTAGAGTAACCAGCATCATGGAGAAAACAGCCATACTCCCCAAGAAGCCAGAGTTGGGGGAGAATAGGGATCTGCCTTCTCTGTGCTACCTGACGGGTGAAAGGCCCAGAGGCATTGAAAAGGAGGAGTTTCAGAAGAACGCTGGCCTTGGAATTATCCACccacctatctatccatctgatcatccatcccatccatccatccttttatCCAATCtcctatctgtccatccatccagcTAGCCAACCCTCATTcaccaagtatttattgagcatttgctatgCACCCTCACTAGGGATAAAGTGTTAAACAAAATGGACATCAGATCAATTCAGGCTGGTATCCTAGCTCAGCCATTTAACTCATCCTAGCTCAGCCATTCTCAGTCACCTTGGGAAACTTACTTGCTCTCTTTGATCTGCTTTCTTTATGTGCACATTAGGGGTTCTAATCTCTACAGTGAAAAGGGTTAGAATAAATATTGTCCATTTATGGAAATCACTTAGCACAGTAGCAAGACCACAGTAGGTGCACCACAAACAGTAGTTTTGGCAGTTATCTATCTCCCCCAAAGACCCCTGCCTACCACCCTCCTGCTGCATAGGACAGCGTTTCTGCATGATCTTCATACACAGCAGCAACAAGGACCTGTGGGACGACGTTTGTCTGGGAGTGGAGATGAGGCCCAAGAGAGTCGGTGGCGTATCTGAGGCTTACCGGCCCTTGAAGAGCAGGAGCTCCTTCCCCAGCATTGTCACTGCATCAAAGGATGAGCTGGAGTCACAGAGGTCGGGGGTGGACGGCTTGTGAGGGGGGGCATGGGGCACCATGGGCTTCCCCAGGAAAGGTTTCCGAGGTCCTAGGATTCAAAATGACTTGGTCAAAATGGTAACGGGAATTTGGAGTTCACACACTTCTGTTCTAGATAGAGCCCCAAGGGAGGTTGTACACTTTCACCCTGGACATGTGATCATGACCATGGCTGTTGAGGGCAGGTAGACCGgggtttgagtcctggctctCCTGGTTGCTGAGCTGTGTGATTTGCCGcacattatttaactttttaagcctcagcttcctcacttgTTAAAAGGGAGGGATGAAAATAGTACTCACCTCAGaaggctgttgtgagaattaaataattcCTGTAAAGTGGGTAGCAGagtacttggcacataataagtcTTCTAaagatcattattttattatagaacTTCTTTGATATCTACAAGTGTTCCAGAttagaaatgtaatttaaaaattggcatggatcatttctttgtaattaagttctctttttctcaataagaaaattttcttgtgtgttttcCTATTATTTTCATAGACTCCTTGGCATCCTGCCCTGTGCTTTTGTCTTTTATTAGGCATCTAGGAAGAACTGAGTGAATTCTTGTGGAATTGAAGTACACTGGCAGTGTTTGTTACTTAAAGGGATCTTCTGGTGGATTGTCTTGGAAAACATGGACCCAAATCTTGCGAGAGCTGTCAGTGAGTCTCCTCTCCTGCTCTGCATCTCTGAGGACCTTGCCCCAGCTCCAGAAGAATGAGTCTGCACAGCTTGGACTGTCGCCTCTGGCGGGTCCCTGCTCTTTGATGAGGCCTCGTCATAACCACAGGTGAGAGTCAGGGAAGGAATGAGGCACAGGGAAGGGAAAGGTTCAGGCCTCTGATAAGGGTCAGATGAAGTTTGAGATCAGGGATGGAGTAGGGGTTAGCAGCAAGATGAAGATCAGAGGCGGGGTAAGGCTTTGGAGAAGATCGAAGCTGGAAATTGGAGAGGGTCAGCAGCGGCAAGCGATCGGCTGGGTGATATGAATGCTCCCTTGTAACATAAACCCATGTTTTCACATTTCATTCACCTGTGTCATAATAGCTGTGCCAAAATATGTGCTTTGTCTCCTGGCCGAGTGACAGTGGCCATCCGAAGGCAGTGACTTTCCAGAGCACAAGGACCTCTAAAGGCAAGTGTTTGAGCTCGGCCCTGCTCGGTGGCCCACAGAAATTGCTTCCCATTGGAGCGCTGCCACCAAGGCTCTGGAGCTGAGTTTGTGACATTCATGGTGCTTTTCCTGTCCCTCAAGGGTCAGGCAGATCTGGTGCTTTCCCACTCCTGGAAATGGATAGAGCTGGCTGAAGGCTTCTTGGGATGAAATTTGCCTTTTGTGCCTCAGGTGAAATCTGACCGATTTTGAATGGTGTGCCCATTTCTGGGCTTCCCACCCTCCAGATCCCCTGGGGCCAGATTCCTAGCGCCCCAGGAAGGTGCTGGGGGATCTGGGTCTCTAGGCACTGAGAAGATGGGGAGAGGCTCTGATAAGCAGAAGCCTAATAACCAggtctccagggctcaagggaaAAGCAGTTTCCTAGATCTTTTTGCCTTTTATCCATTAAAGAAAAATTGTCAATGTCTAAGGATGTTTCAAGATTCCTTCTGACGGATTAATTGGTTTGTTTTTCCCTTAAGGAAAATTGGATACAGAGTTTCTAATAATCCCTCATTACCTTTTAGAAGAATGCTAATACTTGAGGTAGCTTATCTTAGGATACTTACTGCCTTTGAACCTCAGCTTTCTCAGCTATCAAACGAGGAAAACACTTCACACCCCACAGGTTAGTTGTGAGGCTGGTGTAAGACTACACACATGAACCTGTTTTGTAAACTGCAGATCGGCTACATGGGCTGGGCGTGGAGTTATTTTAATCATGATTGCTATTTTTAGGGAGATAAGGTCACTTATCTGCAAATGGGTAAGCACCACATATATGAACTATAAACTATATCCATCCTCTCCCAATGTGTAAATTCTAACCTGCACTCAAAGGAAAAACACAAACAGAcaaatgactatattttttaaGGCTATCCAGGACTAATATGCTCTAAAGGAAAGGCATAAAATTTaatcacacatcacacacatatttataactGGCAAATGAGCTCTTCACAAGAAGTCATAGTTGGGGCTATGGTTTCTAGATTGATCTTTACCAATGCAGATAAAATGCACTTTCTTTAAGTTGGAAACTGAATGCCTGCCAATTTCAGGGTTAGTGGTCAAAGAAGGTAATAATCTTACCATATAATGCCTGGATCCCTTTCACATCATCTTTGGGGAGGTGGAATCCATAGGGATTCTGGTACTTATAAGTTGGGTACATCAGTGCTGATGGGTCTGTGgaatgggccaggcccagggcatgACCAAATTCATGAGCAGCAACGGTAAACAAATTAAAACCTAGACAATATGAGAGAAAAAAACCAGTATCACcacaggtttttgttttctccatctTCCATCTTTATAGGATAATTTATGTCCACATCACAGTTAACTCATctccttttcctaactggatTATTCAAAGGTTGGTAGGTTATTCTGGCACTTAGCTTTGGTGACTTTAATTTTCCCCCTCTTGGCTAGAAGGGGGTTGGAGGTGGGGGAGGATGGAAATGCACATCAATCCATTTTGCTCATCATCAGTGATGTTTGGTAGACTGATAAAGGAGAGCCTTGGAGCAAATAGTGGCAATGATATTTGGGAATAATTCATAAATTTAGACCACGAATGCCTTAATAGTTCCCTGCTATTACAGCCTACACCTTTTGATCCACATGTTTCACACTGAAGATTTCCAGATGACCTGTATGCTATTCTGGAACCTTTATTCCCATCCCCATCACACTTCTCAGGACAGTACTGATTCTCTCGGGTCATTTCTGAATGTAGCCTATTTCCAAGAACAAGTAAGAAGTCATAAATACTAGGTTGTTGAAGGAAACGAGAGCAGTGCGTTGAGAAGGGGATGACCAATTCTTCAGATGATATGCTATGAAACAGATCGGACAAGTCTACAACACAATTTGGGGTGGAGTTTTTTCCCTTATGTGATCCCTTTTGGATTTTTGGCTTACTTGTTTTTCCTAGCCAGCCTCCCTAGTTAAAGGGTGGCTTGGGGCGTTGAACCTCAAGGTTTCATGATGGAGCCCAGAAGAAGGTACAATATTTTCCAGGTTATGGTGaattgtgcatatataccattCTTTCCCATAGTCCACTTCTCAGCATTGTCGAAATGTGTATCTCCTCCCAGGCCTTCTCCAGGAGCAAATGCATGGGCTAGAGTCCCCCGAGGCCCATCGAATGGATAGGAATCCCCATGATCTAAACAAGTGGGGAGAAAGGCCAAAAGGATTGAGTCCTTCTAGCAATTTTGAGGGCATATCatattacagaaaacattttgaatagCATTGACACTTAAATttacttttcagtatttatttGTTATAATAGGAAGTTCACTTGTCAATGAGTAACTGcccattgaaaaataaaagaggctAATTCATACTGCAAAGATagtaagcattaaaaataattttaaaaaacacctttTTTGTGTTATTGTTGCTATCACAACATCTGTTAACTGACACATAGGATACTGTGGACTTTGCACATGCCATGGattacaaaaggaaaactaacCGGGGGGCATTGGATGGAAAAACCTACTCCACTGATTGGAATGTGAACCTGTTGGCAGAATGACCTTTCAAATTTGATTCAGCTGAGATAGTGATAGTGAATTGAACAAGTGTGTGCTTTTTGTTTCTATAGCACAATACAGTTTAAGAAAGTGTCAAAAATTTATCTGTAATTTTGACATACTTTCATGTGGAAAACTTATGAAAGTCATAAAGGTATCTATAGAATCCTAACTTTTGaagcttttttatgtttttgtttaattatctattttaattaaCAATTCATTACAAATTTaatagaagaggaggaggaagaacaaaATGAGGGTTATAGTTTACCACTTTAAAAAACCTTAGTAAGGATACCcagttttagtttgtttgtttgtttgtttgtttgtttgtttttgagctgACAGAACAAAGTTCTGGTATGCCATTTCTCAGGTTTCAGTGACATGCAGTCTACTCAGGTGCATGCACGGAGGACTTCATGCAATGGCATCACAACTAAGTAGACTAGCACAGTCCCTGTGTTAGCTTGTGTATTAGGGGACAGACTGCAAGCTTGAAAGATCAAGAGAGAGCCAGACATTCATTCCATTGGCCTTCAAAGCTACCCCAAGTCACGCTGCACTCCCTGCCACTTCACCAGGGGTGGCCTTTGTCCTTTGGGAGGAAtaggacctgccctgggccaggtcACACCCAGGACCATTTCTAAAGGCTCTATTCTCAGAACTTGCTTGATCTTCTCTCTCCTAGCTCCTAAGCATGTTTTCCCCCCAGTGACATCAGATTCAAATTAAGATCTGGTCTTGAAATGACAAGGACACTTAGAAATGTTATCTGAGGAGGGGAATAGGTGGTAGCTCTCACTTACCCTGACTATTACGAAgctgagaaggaaaagaaatgtcatGAGCCATTTGGCCCTCCCTTTATCTATTTCCTAGACTTGCTTCTCTGAAAAGGGATCAGAGTGAGCCATTTGGCCCTCCTTTTATCTATTTCCTAGACTGACTTCTCTGAAAAGGGATCAGAGTGAGCCATTTGGCCCTCCCTTTATCTATTTCCTAGACTTGCTTCTCTGAAAAGGGATCAGAGCTCTCACCAATCCCTGTGCAAACTTATGCCTCTACTTCTTACCAGGGTGAGCAATAGAATGGAGAAGAAGTGGGAAAGTTGGAGGCAGACCTCTCACACATCTCCCAAAAGATGGTCTGCAAGTGTGGGCAAGGCAGGAATGACACTTTCCTAACCATTGCTGCAGGGGGAAAGCTGTATCAAGGTCACTGTGGAAGGTATTTCCTTCAGTGAGGATTCATGGTGGGATATTCTTGGCTAATACGGAAGGGGGTATATAAGTGATAAACACCAACATGGGAATGGATGAGGTCATGTGGCTAATGGGAAAGCAAAATCTGCAAGAATTTGTCCCCTAGTGGGGCAAAGTCATAATGAAAGTTTGTTACAGTGAATTTACTCTACAGCTGTATCTGATGATGACAAGACATGTTAAGAACTCCTATTTTCTTGATTCTATTTTCCGGCCAGATGAAGATCATGGCTTTGTCATGGTCTTGGCCTTGGCCCATCACAGCACTGTGTGAAGGAGAACTGCGTGATCACTCGAATTAAAGATGTAGAAGGAACAGTATTGGGACAACTCTCCTTTGAATTAGTAGATGGAATCCAAGTACCACAATACCTCCATTTTCAAAAGATATCATAATATCCGCTTCTCCTGAGTTTATTCTGACAAAGTTCAGAGGGATGGCGCTACTCCAGGCCTGCAAGGCcatctgcactgctttttccacCTCGGCAGAACTCATGGAGGTTGTGTATTTAGATATTCTGTGAAAACGGaagaaacatgttttcttttcagtAACTGCTCCAAAGAAGGCAAGAATTACATGTTgaattcaaaaaatgttaaatataaatctACAATTTAGATTTTTTCTCTGAAGTGATAattcttattttgctttattatatGTTAAATTGCTTCATGTGAAACAACAAGACAAATGAAAGGGAGAGATGAGAGAAGTTGGGATAATCCGGTACTGAAACCGTTTAACTTTCTTGTTATTATACTACCTCCgacttaaaagaataaaatttgtggccaggcacagtggctcacgtctgtaatcccagcactttggaaggctgaggcgggaggatcacttgaggtcaagagttcgagatcagtctggccaagatggtgaaaccccgtctctactaaaaatacaaaacttagttgggcgtggtggtgcaaacctatagttccagctactcgggaggctgaggcaggagaatcatttgaacccgggaagcggaggttgcagtgagccgagattgggtgattgcactccagcctgggtgacagagtgagactttgctcaaaaataaataaataaataaataaaacttgtgAAATGTCACAGGTAGTAAGTAGTCAATTTTTCTTAAAGTCGTTTTCATTGAGAGAGGACCTCTTTTTCCCCAAAGGGACTGGAtgttttcaatataaaaaatagaaatgtggaGTTTTGAAGTTTTGCTAATTCTTATTCAGAGCTTATCAGGATTTCCCCAGGGCTGTTGGGgaagatttttttcctcagaataatgcattcttttttttttttcttcttcttttctctctctctctctttttttttttttttttttttttttttttttgtttgtttgagacggagttttgctcttgtcatccaggctggagtgcaatggcatgatctctgctcactgcaaccactgcctcccaggttcaattgattctcctgcctcagcctcctgagtagctgggattataggcgcccaccaccacgctgggttaatttttgtatttttggtagagacagggtttcaccatgttggccaggctggtttcgaactcctgacctcaagtgatccaccctcctcggcctcccaaagtgctcagattacaggtgtgagccactgccccccagCCCAAAATAATGTATTCTTAAAGAGGAAGGGCTAGCTTTAAAAATGGAGGCTCACTGGAACTGAAAAAAGGGGTGAGACTTTCAGCAATTACTGGTATGACAATGACACCTGAAGGCAGAAAAATGTAGTGCTTTTTGGACTGTGGATGGAGTCAGAGTTGGTGATTGTTAGAACTTTCTGCTCTGAAGCCCAGGGTCTGGGGATTTCTGGCAACATACAAAGGAAAGGCAGGAAGGGCGACTTCTACCTGAGACCTTGGGCTGGGCTGGAATATGATGAAAGTGAGAAGCTGTGTCTGTGAGAGCCAACCCCATAAGGAGGGACCCgccctgctttctctctctctatagcTCCTAGTCTAGTGCCTTGCACATAGCAAATGCCTAGCAATTgcttgataaataaatgaatgaattaaataattaaagctAGCTGTTTTAGGGCCCACTCAGTGGCTCTCGAAGTTTAGGACCTATGATAATTACCTAGGAAGCTTGTTAAAGATACAGGTATGGTCCAGAAATCTGCGTTTTGAAAGGTATCCTAGGTTATTATAATGCAGATGGTGCAATTTCAATGAGAAACCAACAGCAATAATGCTGGGGTCCCAAGTGAAAGGACTGTGCCCACAGAAAGGATAGCAACTAGCTCAATTCAGGACTTGAGAGGGAAGGAACAAGGAGCTCTTCAACCCCAGGAACTGGGGCCAAAAGAAGAGAGCTATAGAATTGAAGGGGGAGACCAGAAAGACCCTCAAAGGGACTATTTAATGCTTTCAAAATATGCCAAGCCCACTGTGTAATATGAGTCTGCAATTTATCACAACTAGGTAGACTTATTACTTTGACATGCCCTCGCATTTTTGATAAGTCAGCCGTATCTTTGAGCTGACAGTGTGTGTTGGCCTGGAGAagacagggaaggagagagggatagCACCAGAGAAGAAGAGAACATGGAAGAATCCCCAACTCAGGGTCTGGAGCTTGATAAAGCAATAATAATACTAGCTAATATTCTTTGAAGTCACACTATGTGCTGTTGCTGCATACACTTTTTAAGTGGCATTTATCTAATCCTCACTATGACCTGTAAGAGGAAGATCATCTTCATCATCTACATGTTATGATTAATGAGGGTTAAACCCAGTTCTGTCTGACTCGAAAGCTTATGCATATAAGCActatgctgtattttttttttcctttttgtaaccCTTTGGGTTATATTGTAAGAAGTTATTCTGAAAGTCAGTAGCTACATGGGCAGAGTACTGTGATAGCCTCTAGTGTCCTGTTTCATGGGGAGGGGACGGTGCAGTTGTTGGGGAGCAAGAGTGGATGGGCAATGTGTGTGTTGAGGGGGTTTTAAGATTGCCCACCTTATCGCAAGAATATTATACTTCCGTAAGTATCACATTATCTTGACCCATGCTTCTCGTCTTTGTTGTACATAGTTATGGACTAAAATTCCAGAACACAGTTTAAGAAAACTATGAAAAGACTCTGTCGatgcatatacatttttcttgtcttattcttACTATCTCAGAATCACTTTTGTGTTCAACTCCCTATGAGGTTTTTCTTCCCCAATTGCTTTGATGTTTTTGTTCAGCCTGCCACCTTATGGATTTATTGGCTGATAGCAGGTAACAAATGGCCTAGGGGATTCATGACTGTTCCCTGGGTTCTGGCCCCTCATTTAATCAAATGGACTCACTGGTGTGCCGGAACAGTTTAACAAGTGGCTctacaaggaggaaaaaaaaccccTTGATTTGTATGACTTGCTGATTTCTGTGTTGTAAATATTCTCACTATGGCTAATTCAAGCTACCAATTTACCATCACTGAATGCCAGGTTGTGAAGAGATGAGAATGAATGAACCACCCAGATTATACAGATGTACATAGCCTCATgagcagagaaaataataaaatgtagtgAAATAAGAGGCAATATGTTTTTATtacctttgttttaaatatactttatttaatttactaaataattataaatattaaataatataaatataatatattttatttattattagaaaacaatatattttaataatattaaacaggtgtattttatttattactataaaataatatattttaataatgaatataaatattaaataatataattatttaatataatttaatatagtataatttaatttaatataatttaatgtgatttatttaattgtaaatttacataatttaacAATGGCTGTCTTAGCAACCAGCTCACAAAATTCTTGGGAGCTTAACAAGTGGCTACAACGTTCCTGACATTTTAAGGATTGGCTTCAGTGAGCTATTAGGAGGCAGCTCTAGCACACCACTGCTTGGACTATTGCGCAAGTCCAGCATTTCCCCATCTCCAGTTATCATCTAGACGTGCTCATCCTAAAAGCGAAATCTGATCCCGGTCCTGGCCTAGCTCTCCACTGCCCTGGAgataaagtccaaactccttaaCATCACGCTCTAGTTGCCCTTAAGGCTGCCCCTCCAGCTCATTTCCTGCCATTGCCCTTCCTGGACCCTCTGCCGCAGCTGCATGCCCTAGGCACTGGTGGTGGGAATGCTGCCCATCAACATGCCAGTCTGTCCACTCTCTGCTGCTATATGCTTGGTCTGGTTTTCTTCTTAGAAAACTCCTTACATGTGCAAGGCCTGGGGCAGGACCACAAAGAGTGGAGGCCACTCTTCTTTTCCGACCTGCACCCATCTGGCATGCGTGAGGCCCACGCAGGCAGGCACCATCCACCCCTACCTCAGGCTGAGGGGCAGGTACCATGCATAATTTGCCCTAGGTTGTATCAACCTGGGGAGGAAGTCTGCACTGGCCCCAGAATCAGGTCTGGCTCTGGGAGAGGGAATTCCAGCCTCTGTACCCTGAGCACTGCAGGGAGGGACAGAGGTTCTGGTTGGGTGTGTTCTCTTGGTTTATACAGGATGAGGCCAGAGGATTAGGAGGGGGAAGaaagagggcagggagggagtgaggggagCTTGGGGCTAAGAGTGGAACTGCTTCTACTTTGCCTTCGAATCAGGCTCAGATGTCACTGCCTGGTCCCTGGGTCACTTGCTAGCTCTCTCCATGTGAACTGTGGTCCCACAGTTCACTGCCTAGAGCTATGATTTTGCACTTTTCACACGGAGCTACAGCTGTCTGTTTGCATGTCTGTCTCTCCTTAAAGGACTGTGAGTTCCCTAAGGTCAAGAAAGTTGACCTGTTCACCTTTATGTCCCTCAAATGGAATGCATTTTTTGAATCATCAATAAAAGATTTTTGGAGTCAAtgaaataaattactttattagtaagttatttttttctttcttattaagcAGGTTGTTTTAAGAAAACTAGTTTTTACTGCCAGGTCATTAATCCTAGACTAGATTAAagatatttgtgttgtttctaaCTGATGAAATTGTTTGGAATGCCTAAAATAGCCAGTCATTATGATAATCCTAAGACCATATTTTCTGGTGAATTGCCCATTGTCATTGCCGGACAGATGGACCTAAACAGTTCTTATTCTTTCTTGCGGTTGTGAGGCGTCAGGATTTTTATGCAGATGAGAAGGaagatttttttcaagaaaagggaaaaagagagagggggtGTTTTTCTCTGAATTTGGAAAGACTTGATCTCATTACCTGTacgtcaaaatattttttttccatttgggtTCACCAGGGAAGAGGCGATAATTGGCCACATCAGGAACTCCACAGCGCGGCTTCTTGATCACGTCCATTGTGGTCGGGTCTAACTTCCCGGTGACTTGGAGGCCAAAGAACGCTTGTAGCTCCTTAATCTTCCTTACCATGGAATTGCCTCCTCTTGCAACCATCTCACCAATCTGGTGTCCTTCTTTATTTGTGTAATATTTGTCAAGATACG from Rhinopithecus roxellana isolate Shanxi Qingling chromosome 15, ASM756505v1, whole genome shotgun sequence includes:
- the MMP20 gene encoding matrix metalloproteinase-20, coding for MKVLPASGLAVLLIMALKFSTAAPSLVAASPRTWRNNYRLAQAYLDKYYTNKEGHQIGEMVARGGNSMVRKIKELQAFFGLQVTGKLDPTTMDVIKKPRCGVPDVANYRLFPGEPKWKKNILTYRISKYTTSMSSAEVEKAVQMALQAWSSAIPLNFVRINSGEADIMISFENGDHGDSYPFDGPRGTLAHAFAPGEGLGGDTHFDNAEKWTMGKNGFNLFTVAAHEFGHALGLAHSTDPSALMYPTYKYQNPYGFHLPKDDVKGIQALYGPRKPFLGKPMVPHAPPHKPSTPDLCDSSSSFDAVTMLGKELLLFKGRIFWRRQVHLRTGIRPSTITSSFPQLMSNVDAAYEVAERGTAYFFKGPHYWITRGFQMQGPPRTIYDFGFPRHVQQIDAAVYLREPQKTLFFVGDEYYSYDERKRKMEKDYPKNIEEEFSGVNGQIDAAVELNGYIYFFSGPKTYKYDTEKEDVVSVVKSSSWIGC